The DNA window gtGTGTGCTCATATATGTAGATTGGATGGGGTTGTAGGGAAGGTCTCCCTAAATTGGGAGAGCCTAAATGCATAAAgtgatataaattatataacaaggaaaaaaaatatatatatatatatacctttggCAAGAAATCCAGTAACGCCAGTGAGCAGAATGTTCTTGCTCTCAAGAAACTCTACTACTCTTCCAGATTCCATAATACTATGTGACAGAGACGGAGGTAGATCGATTAGCTATGCTATAAATCGGAGATGGTGATTGTCTAAAGTATGCATATGCCTTTTATAGAAACAAGTTGAAAGTTGTGCATTGATGACAGCTAGCGCCCACATCACGGCGTCTGTTGAATCCGATCAGTTTTCAAGCCTAGCCCATAATTTAATTAACAAAGCAGCCCAATAACTAAGAACCTCGTATGAGGCCCATTAAGGCTTAATCCTTTATTTTGTTGGCCCGCTATCTAGCatataagggcaaatgcaatgggaatgaatttgctgggccaacatttttgttggcccggtcccacctctattacacaaaaagtcaagtcaaacacgtattctaatacagccacatcagcaaaacacaaatttctatacacttttcttcccacacactttctctttccatccaacccaacaacattccattcctccatattatccacaacaaaactacaccaaaacatcaaatatcaatacatccacatcagcaaaacacttatcccaatacagccacataagcaaaacccattttacaatacagccacatcagcaaaagacaacatctttgttggcccaataccacttcaccattgcatttgccctaacaaaagcaaaacaagataGGGATGGGGTGCCATGCCGCTATGATGAGAACCAAGAAAATACAAACtattattagtatttatttagtatttatattcttgttggtatttgattttaattagtttagtttagGAGTTGGGTTTCGGTAAAGGTATAAAGTAGTTTTCTATATAATTTTAGTCTTCTAGTTTGAGTAGGTTTTGGATTGTTTGCTTTGGTTATACAAATTGgtagaattatatttatttttatcaattaaagaaatgaaacaaaaatcaagactTGTTTTCAAACCCAAGAATTTTTTCTTAACCCAACATTGTTCTTAATTCCTTTAAGATTAAGGTTTTCATCACGCTAATTGCACACTTATTTGTACTCATTACACACACGATTTTCAACCAATATTTAAAGCAAAAGAATTAGTTAACAATTGGATTTGGGAAAAGCGAATTTAATgcgaatacatatatatatatatatatatacagaaattctcttatgtagaccaaaagtgtggaccaagtttgtggacttatttttcaaacatagatgtggtgggtcccataataaatgtgtgaccTCCACTTATGTTGTGGTTTATTATAACCATTGAattttggtccacactttttggtccacataggagaatttctgtatatatatatatatatatatatgtgtgatgTGATTGTTGAAAGAGAGAGCATTGAATTATTTAACCGACCTCTCTAAggttcaaaaaaaaacacatgctcATATTTTCTGTTCATATTATGTCCAattaatacacaaaaaaaaagcataCTCATATTTTCTGTTCATATTATGTCCAATTAACACACAACAAATCAGTTTGTGAGATTAATGTCGTCCTCTCCAGCCATAGAATTATGGGTGTTGAGGTGTAGCTTGGACCAGCTTATAAGTCCAATGgaattgtcttttttttattgagctTTTTCAAGGAATTTggaatattatttattattggattaaaaaaacacaatttctAAGCTACACAaaattacttaattaattaaagctACACAATTCACAAATCATGCAACCTAACATTGTTGTATGGTATGAATATATGAGCTATTAAAAAACGTGTCCTAATTTGCTTATCACATGCACAAGCTCGAAAATCACATTCACGACTTATTGAAAGAATCACGTAAATTCATAACATGACATAGTGTTGACTAAATTGTACGAATTGTTGGGCTTTTTTGTGCAACCTAATCATGTTGTTTCTcacgataattttttttttttttttgtctcaaatcaTATAATTAGATTTCTTCTTGTCTTTTTCTACGAAGCATTAAACAAACCACAACCACATgaatttaaaaattttcttctaaaaaaactttccttctattttttatataatgattttttttcctgaaattaCAATTTCAAGACACGTGTAGTGCGGGTGTGCACCTAATTGGTTTAAAGTACAAGGGTTAGTTGACTACACCTATCCACGAAAATGATTATCGTTTAACAATTGGATCTGAGAAAATCGAATTTAATGcgacgtgtatatatatatatatagaggatgTGATTGTTGAAAGAGAGAGCATTGAATTATTTAACCTACCTCTCTAAGGTTCAGAAAAAAACACGTACATACTCATATTTTCTGTTCATATTATGTCCAATTAATACACAACAAACAAATCAGGCTGTGAGATTTAATGTCGTCCTCTCCAGCCATAGAATTATGGGTGTTGAGGTGCAGCTTACAAGTCTATGCAAGTGGGTTGCATACCACCTCAGCAGTCCAGCACAGTTGATGTTATTCCCTAAATAAGCCTGTCACAAGCATGTAAAATGCCAGAATTAAAGTGAATGCTGACATCCCAGCATGGCATGGTAGGCTGTCGGCGGTTGGATCCAAGGGCCTAAGATTACCACATGTGTTCCGAACGGTGTTCCCTCAATCCATTCATTCACAACGGGCAAATTTCGTGTGTGATAATTTTGTATAGCAACACATTAATGCTTACGAATAGGAATTGGGCCGGACCATTTTGGCCCAAGTATGTCTGTTTGATTTTTACCCCATGAATCATATTCCGGGCCAATCTAATGGAATAGTCTTTTTTTATTGAGCTTTTACAAGGGGCCCGACTATCATGGGCTCTGTTATTCGTTCCGACGTTCCGTGATAGGTAGTAGCCCAATTAAAAATGTTTTTGAGATTTTTAAATATCGCATTAATAGTGGCATGGGCGGCGGATTCCtcattacaaaaaataaaaaaataataaaaatggcattaacaaacaattatttttttttaaaaaaaatgacgtGTACAAACGTATAATCAAATCACTTTGAACAAATTAAGTTCTTTTTTATTGTGGAATTAAttcatacatacacacacatatatgtatatatatgtgtgtatcaCTTGACAACATATTTCAAAAGGCCAGGAATGTGAATTTGAATCATGTAGTCTTCCCAGTTTTTATTTTTCGAGAGGAAGAGGCCAATTTTACTAGCTCAAAGGCAAAGGTAAATCTGCCCTGTGAAGGGCCAATACATGAGAAGGGACATGCCCATGCAAGCAAACCAAAGAACTAGATAAACGGTCAAGTTTGGCAAGACTATCAGCAACTAAATGGCCTGACCTACGAATATGATTAAAACAACAATCCTGAGATCTAGACAGACGTTTAATCTCCTCGAAAAGGCCATGAGGGGCCAAACTTGAGTCTCCTTCAACAATCATCCTATCAATTCCCATCTGAATAGCCAGCCAGTTGAAGGCCAAAAAGGAAAGCTTTTGCCTCAGCTTCTAGACTAGAAGCGGTTGGCCGGAGAGGCTTGAAAGCAGAGGCAATGATTTCTCCATAACTGTTCCGGATGATTGCTCAACCCCAGCCATTGAACGATCGTCAATCCAGGAAGCATCAACATTCACTTTAACCCAGCCATCAGCAGGGATAGACCAAGTAGAGGGAGCCGGCCTGTTTGTTGGTATTGGTTCTTCAAAAGCTGCAATGAAGGAGGATTTCAGGTGTTGTGTCACGAGGACATCATCTTGCTGAGATAAAGAGTTATTTCCATGAAGGATATTGTTTCGAGCCCGCCATATGTGGTATGCCGTCACCATGAAGGTCCCCAGATCTTCCAAATTCAAGAGCTTGATAAAATTGGGAAGATTATCATATATTGTCGGGCTTGTAATTGGAAATAAAAACCTTTGCTGATGTGTCCAGTGGGTGTTCCTCCAGATATCTTGGCTCCAAGGGCAGTGGAAGAAGATATGTAAAAGAGATTCTTGGTTGGAGCCACATAAAAGACAATGGGGTTCTATGTCCATGCCTCTCTCGATGAGTCTCTCTCGTGTGGGAAGCCCATTGAGAAGAAATTAAAGCGCCATCCAAAGATCTTTATTTTGTTTGGGCATTTAGTCGTCCAGAGTTTTATCCACAAAAGAGGAGGTATCTTGGGGTGGCACTGTGGATCCACAAGCCAGGTGGTATGCTGAACGAACAGAGAAAGTTCCATTGGAATTGAAGGTCCAGA is part of the Tripterygium wilfordii isolate XIE 37 chromosome 7, ASM1340144v1, whole genome shotgun sequence genome and encodes:
- the LOC120002448 gene encoding uncharacterized protein LOC120002448; protein product: MDIEPHCLLCGSNQESLLHIFFHCPWSQDIWRNTHWTHQQRFLFPITSPTIYDNLPNFIKLLNLEDLGTFMVTAYHIWRARNNILHGNNSLSQQDDVLVTQHLKSSFIAAFEEPIPTNRPAPSTWSIPADGWVKVNVDASWIDDRSMAGVEQSSGTVMEKSLPLLSSLSGQPLLV